A single window of Senegalia massiliensis DNA harbors:
- a CDS encoding DUF6115 domain-containing protein, with product MILSLLILGILLIIVSILLLIKFKNEEDIKYNRINKIYNEINEYNDTLDDIILNLDFLINNNDIKSTDKEKKVKETVDLNNDKSSKVSTDTKSKIYSLYDKGNTIDEIAKLLNKGKREIEIILKLNNLNKF from the coding sequence ATGATATTAAGTCTACTTATATTGGGTATATTATTAATAATAGTATCGATACTATTATTAATAAAGTTTAAAAATGAAGAAGATATCAAATATAATAGAATAAATAAGATTTATAATGAAATAAATGAATATAATGATACATTAGATGATATTATTTTAAATTTAGATTTCTTAATTAATAATAACGATATTAAATCTACTGATAAAGAAAAAAAAGTAAAAGAAACAGTAGATTTAAATAATGATAAATCAAGTAAGGTCAGTACTGATACTAAGAGTAAAATTTACTCTTTATATGATAAAGGGAATACTATTGATGAAATAGCTAAATTACTAAATAAGGGAAAACGTGAGATTGAGATCATATTAAAACTAAATAATTTAAATAAATTTTAA
- the pyrH gene encoding UMP kinase, protein MDKPIYKRVVLKLSGEALSGDKKFGLDENTIIKIAKQVKNLQQSGVEVAIVVGGGNFWRGRSSKEMDRSTADYMGMLATVINSLAMQDALENIGVLTRVQTAIEMRQIAEPYIKRKAVRHLEKGRVVIFAAGTGNPYFTTDTTAALRAAEIESEVILLAKKGVDGVYDSDPQENPDAKKFEKLKYKEILNLELKVMDSTAASLCKDNNIPIIVFSIEEPENITKVVFGAEIGTKLKED, encoded by the coding sequence ATGGATAAACCTATATATAAAAGAGTGGTATTAAAATTAAGTGGAGAAGCTTTAAGTGGAGATAAAAAATTTGGCTTAGATGAAAATACAATAATAAAAATTGCAAAACAAGTAAAGAATCTTCAACAATCAGGAGTGGAAGTAGCTATTGTTGTTGGCGGAGGTAATTTTTGGAGAGGTAGAAGTAGCAAAGAAATGGATAGAAGTACTGCGGATTATATGGGAATGCTTGCTACTGTTATAAACTCTCTTGCTATGCAAGATGCTCTTGAAAATATAGGAGTATTAACTAGAGTACAGACTGCTATTGAAATGAGGCAAATTGCAGAACCTTATATTAAAAGAAAAGCAGTAAGACATTTAGAAAAAGGAAGAGTAGTTATATTTGCTGCAGGAACTGGTAATCCATATTTTACAACTGATACTACTGCTGCTTTGAGAGCTGCTGAAATTGAATCTGAAGTTATTTTATTAGCAAAAAAAGGAGTAGATGGAGTATATGATTCAGACCCTCAAGAAAATCCAGATGCTAAGAAATTTGAAAAATTAAAGTATAAAGAAATATTAAATTTAGAACTTAAAGTAATGGACTCCACCGCTGCATCACTATGTAAAGATAACAATATACCAATAATAGTTTTTAGTATTGAAGAACCAGAAAATATAACAAAAGTTGTATTTGGTGCTGAAATTGGTACAAAATTAAAGGAGGATTAG
- the rpsB gene encoding 30S ribosomal protein S2, producing the protein MSVISMKQLLEAGVHFGHQTRRWNPKMAEYIFTERNGIYIIDLQKTVKKVEQAYNIIRDVAAEGGEILFVGTKKQAQESIESEAKRSGMHYVSQRWLGGMLTNFKTINKRINRLHELKKMEEDGTYDLLPKKEVIQLKHEEERLEKFLGGIKDMKRLPDVLFVVDPRKEKIAVREAKILGIPVIAIVDTNCDPDEVDYVIPGNDDAIRAVKLLTETMANAVLEGKQGEQIEDNE; encoded by the coding sequence ATGTCAGTTATAAGTATGAAACAACTTCTTGAGGCAGGTGTTCATTTCGGACATCAAACAAGAAGATGGAATCCAAAAATGGCTGAATATATATTTACTGAAAGAAATGGAATCTATATAATAGATCTTCAAAAAACAGTAAAGAAGGTAGAACAAGCTTATAATATTATAAGAGATGTCGCTGCAGAAGGTGGAGAAATACTTTTTGTAGGAACAAAGAAGCAAGCACAAGAATCAATAGAAAGTGAAGCAAAAAGAAGTGGTATGCATTATGTAAGTCAAAGATGGCTTGGAGGAATGCTTACTAATTTCAAGACTATTAATAAAAGAATTAATAGACTTCATGAACTTAAGAAAATGGAAGAAGATGGAACATATGATTTACTTCCTAAAAAAGAAGTTATACAATTAAAACATGAAGAAGAAAGACTTGAAAAGTTTCTTGGTGGAATTAAAGACATGAAAAGATTACCAGATGTATTATTCGTAGTCGATCCTAGAAAAGAAAAAATTGCTGTTAGAGAAGCAAAAATTTTAGGTATTCCTGTAATTGCAATAGTTGATACTAATTGTGATCCAGATGAAGTAGATTATGTAATACCAGGAAACGATGATGCTATTAGAGCAGTTAAGCTACTTACTGAAACTATGGCAAATGCTGTATTAGAAGGTAAGCAAGGCGAACAAATAGAAGATAATGAATAA
- a CDS encoding phosphatidate cytidylyltransferase — MKTRIISGLLGSIILLLTVITGGIVLKFGVLVISLIGIKEFIQAFKHIEIKITKYLYLYAISLFIISIFGSFQIINFTIIINFLILMFIYVFNKDYNIYEIALSLLCSIYIPYSLIHISFLSENILVWLIFIIAFATDTFAYFTGRLIGKRKLAPILSPKKTIEGAVGGLLGSIITTLIFVKFIGMTNIYMYILLALICSIASIIGDLSASKIKRYIKIKDYGNIMPGHGGILDRFDSILFIAPLVFYFINYFI; from the coding sequence ATGAAAACAAGAATAATTAGTGGTTTATTAGGTAGTATAATTTTACTTTTAACAGTTATAACTGGAGGAATTGTTTTAAAATTTGGTGTATTAGTAATTAGTTTAATAGGTATAAAAGAGTTTATACAAGCATTTAAACATATAGAAATAAAAATTACCAAATATTTATATTTATATGCTATTTCTTTATTTATAATATCAATATTTGGTTCTTTTCAAATAATTAATTTTACTATTATAATAAATTTTTTAATACTTATGTTTATATATGTGTTTAATAAGGATTATAATATTTATGAAATAGCTTTAAGTTTACTTTGTAGTATCTATATACCTTATTCATTGATTCATATATCATTTTTAAGTGAAAATATATTGGTTTGGTTGATATTTATAATTGCTTTTGCAACGGATACTTTTGCATATTTCACAGGGAGATTAATTGGAAAGCGAAAATTAGCACCAATACTTAGTCCTAAAAAAACCATTGAAGGAGCAGTTGGTGGGTTATTAGGATCTATAATTACAACTTTAATTTTTGTGAAATTTATAGGGATGACTAATATATATATGTATATATTACTTGCTTTAATTTGTTCTATAGCTTCTATTATAGGAGATTTATCAGCATCTAAAATTAAAAGATATATAAAAATTAAAGACTATGGAAATATTATGCCTGGTCATGGAGGAATATTAGATAGATTTGATAGTATACTATTTATTGCTCCTTTAGTGTTTTATTTTATTAATTATTTTATATAA
- the rseP gene encoding RIP metalloprotease RseP — translation MTTAITAIIIFFIVVLVHEFGHFATAKLVGIKVQEFSIGMGPRITKFNKGETEYSLRILPIGGYVKMEGEDEKSEDERSFSNKSPISRILVLASGAIMNFLLALIIYFVISIVVGSPTTTIDKVTENGPADIAGIKSGDEIVLINNKKIESWQESKDIITNTEDKINITVLRDGESLSFSLTPQKDENGNKLIGISSKTIPSFIGSIKYAFNNLIFMISLMFDFIKMALTGNVSTSDVAGPIGVVQLIGETTKYGFLSVLNLAAFININLGFFNLLPIPALDGSRILFILIELLRGKPLDPEKEGMIHFIGFAILMALMIFISYNDLSRLNIF, via the coding sequence ATGACTACAGCAATTACAGCGATTATAATATTCTTTATCGTAGTATTGGTACATGAGTTTGGACATTTTGCTACTGCAAAATTAGTAGGTATAAAAGTTCAAGAATTTTCTATAGGTATGGGACCTAGAATTACAAAATTTAATAAGGGAGAAACAGAATATTCATTACGTATACTTCCTATAGGTGGCTATGTTAAAATGGAAGGTGAAGATGAAAAGTCAGAGGATGAAAGAAGTTTCAGCAATAAATCTCCTATTTCTAGAATTTTAGTTTTAGCTTCTGGTGCTATAATGAACTTTTTACTAGCTTTAATTATATATTTTGTAATATCAATAGTTGTAGGTTCACCAACTACTACTATTGATAAGGTGACTGAAAATGGTCCGGCAGATATTGCTGGTATTAAAAGTGGAGATGAAATTGTATTAATTAATAATAAAAAAATTGAAAGTTGGCAAGAGAGCAAAGATATAATAACTAATACAGAAGATAAAATTAATATTACTGTTTTAAGAGATGGGGAAAGTTTAAGTTTTTCTTTAACACCTCAGAAAGATGAAAATGGTAATAAATTAATTGGAATAAGCTCAAAGACTATACCATCTTTTATAGGATCTATTAAATATGCTTTTAATAATCTTATATTTATGATATCTCTAATGTTTGATTTCATCAAAATGGCACTTACTGGTAATGTTAGTACTTCAGATGTTGCTGGTCCTATTGGAGTAGTTCAATTAATTGGTGAGACTACAAAATATGGTTTTTTAAGTGTATTAAATTTAGCTGCATTTATAAATATCAATTTAGGATTTTTTAATTTGCTTCCAATTCCAGCATTAGATGGAAGTAGAATATTATTTATACTTATAGAGTTATTAAGAGGAAAACCACTAGATCCTGAAAAAGAAGGAATGATTCATTTTATTGGTTTTGCAATATTAATGGCTTTAATGATATTTATATCTTATAATGATTTAAGTAGATTAAATATTTTTTAG
- the tsf gene encoding translation elongation factor Ts yields MAITAAIVKDLREKTGAGMMDCKKALVETEGNIDEAIELLREKGLSKAAKKADRVAAEGIIEAYIHGGRIGVMVEVNSETDFVAKNEGFKDFARDVAMQIAAQNPEFVSREEVPADKIEAEKKILRQQALNEGKPEKIVDKMVEGRIEKYYKEVCLLEQPFIKDPDKTIKDLLNEKIAKLGENLKIRRFTRYEVGEGIEKKEENFADEVAKQMGK; encoded by the coding sequence ATGGCAATAACAGCGGCAATAGTAAAAGATTTAAGAGAAAAAACTGGTGCAGGTATGATGGACTGTAAAAAAGCTTTAGTAGAAACTGAAGGAAACATTGATGAGGCTATAGAGTTATTAAGAGAAAAAGGACTTTCAAAAGCTGCAAAAAAGGCTGATAGAGTAGCAGCTGAAGGAATAATAGAAGCATATATTCATGGTGGAAGAATAGGTGTAATGGTAGAAGTAAATAGTGAGACAGATTTTGTTGCTAAAAACGAAGGATTTAAAGATTTTGCTAGAGATGTTGCTATGCAAATTGCAGCTCAAAATCCAGAATTTGTTTCAAGAGAAGAAGTACCAGCAGATAAAATTGAAGCTGAAAAGAAAATTTTGAGACAACAAGCATTAAATGAAGGTAAACCTGAAAAAATAGTTGATAAAATGGTTGAAGGAAGAATTGAAAAATATTATAAAGAAGTATGTTTATTAGAACAACCTTTTATAAAAGATCCTGATAAAACTATAAAGGACTTATTAAATGAAAAAATAGCAAAATTAGGAGAAAACTTAAAAATCAGAAGATTTACTCGTTATGAAGTTGGCGAAGGCATAGAGAAAAAAGAAGAAAACTTTGCTGATGAAGTAGCTAAGCAAATGGGAAAATAA
- a CDS encoding chemotaxis protein CheC, whose translation MNLDINNLNTMLLDVLKELGNIGAGNAATALAQMLNNKVDMDVPQVRLLNFSEVDNLIGGAENPVVGIYFFINGDIVGNIMFILDLESSKNLIEILLNKEKKDYDLNEFEISALSEVGNILASSYINCLAKMTNLNLKTSIPSISIDMAGAILSVPAIQFSYVSDKILFIETEFSENNKSINGNLLLIPDIDSFDILLESLGVS comes from the coding sequence ATGAATTTAGATATTAATAATTTGAATACTATGTTATTAGATGTATTGAAAGAATTAGGTAATATTGGAGCTGGAAATGCTGCTACAGCTTTAGCACAAATGCTTAATAATAAAGTAGACATGGATGTACCTCAAGTAAGATTATTAAACTTTTCAGAAGTTGATAATTTAATTGGTGGTGCAGAAAATCCTGTTGTAGGAATTTATTTTTTCATTAATGGAGATATAGTAGGAAATATAATGTTTATATTAGATTTAGAATCTTCTAAAAATTTAATTGAAATATTATTAAATAAAGAAAAAAAAGATTATGATTTAAATGAGTTTGAAATATCTGCATTATCAGAAGTAGGTAATATTTTGGCATCGTCATATATAAACTGTTTAGCTAAAATGACTAATCTTAATTTAAAAACATCAATACCTTCTATTTCAATAGATATGGCAGGAGCTATTTTAAGTGTGCCTGCTATACAATTTAGTTATGTATCTGATAAAATACTTTTTATAGAAACAGAATTTAGTGAAAACAATAAATCAATAAATGGAAATTTATTGTTAATTCCAGACATTGATTCTTTTGACATACTATTAGAAAGTTTAGGTGTCTCATAA
- a CDS encoding 1-deoxy-D-xylulose-5-phosphate reductoisomerase: MKNIGILGSTGSIGTQALDIIRENKSLFNITALSGNNNIDLLEKQALEFKPEIIAVFNKYNADVLKTKLKPYNIKVYSGLEGLIKLSEYENIDILITSVVGMIGLKPTLAAIESGKTIALANKETLVTAGNIVIEKIKKNKGSLLPVDSEHSAIFQSLTSKKKNEINKIILTASGGPFRGKNKEDLININYKDALKHPNWDMGRKISIDSSTLMNKGLEVIEAKWLFDVDVEDIEVVVHPQSIIHSMVEYIDGSVIAQLGVSDMRIPIQYALTYPDRINNNLEKLNLTDIYKLTFESPDLETFPSLSLAYRALRENGTMPSVLNASNEVLVDLFLKEKIKFYDIPNTIEKILDIHKNIKNPTIDDVLYSDDWARRKVKELLKL, translated from the coding sequence TTGAAAAACATTGGAATTCTTGGTTCTACTGGTTCTATTGGAACTCAAGCTTTAGATATTATAAGAGAAAATAAATCTTTATTTAATATAACAGCATTAAGTGGAAATAATAATATTGATTTACTAGAGAAACAAGCACTTGAATTCAAACCTGAAATCATTGCAGTTTTTAATAAATATAATGCTGATGTATTAAAAACAAAATTAAAACCTTATAATATAAAAGTTTATAGTGGGTTAGAAGGGTTAATAAAGTTAAGTGAATATGAAAATATAGATATTTTAATTACTTCAGTTGTAGGTATGATAGGATTAAAGCCAACACTTGCTGCAATAGAAAGTGGAAAAACTATTGCATTAGCTAACAAAGAAACTTTAGTAACTGCAGGAAATATAGTAATAGAAAAAATCAAAAAAAATAAAGGTTCTTTATTACCTGTGGATAGTGAGCACTCTGCTATTTTTCAATCTTTAACTTCAAAGAAAAAAAATGAAATAAATAAAATTATTTTAACAGCTTCAGGAGGACCTTTTAGGGGTAAAAATAAAGAAGATTTGATAAATATAAACTATAAAGATGCTCTTAAACATCCAAATTGGGATATGGGAAGAAAAATTTCAATTGATTCATCTACTTTAATGAATAAAGGATTAGAAGTGATAGAAGCTAAATGGTTATTTGATGTAGATGTAGAAGATATAGAAGTTGTAGTACATCCTCAAAGCATAATTCATTCAATGGTTGAATATATTGATGGTAGCGTTATAGCACAACTTGGAGTTTCAGATATGCGTATACCAATACAATATGCTTTAACATATCCTGATAGAATTAACAATAATTTAGAAAAATTAAATCTAACTGATATATATAAGTTAACTTTCGAAAGCCCTGATTTAGAAACATTCCCTTCTTTATCTCTTGCATATAGAGCTTTAAGAGAAAATGGTACTATGCCTTCTGTTTTAAATGCATCTAATGAAGTATTAGTAGATTTATTTTTAAAAGAAAAAATTAAGTTTTATGATATACCAAATACAATAGAGAAGATACTAGATATTCATAAGAATATAAAAAACCCAACTATTGATGATGTCTTATATAGTGACGATTGGGCAAGAAGAAAAGTAAAAGAATTATTAAAACTTTAA
- a CDS encoding FliA/WhiG family RNA polymerase sigma factor, which produces MIRDEIWKVYKANQDLKSKNALIEKYAYMIKIVASRMYNFYGGNVEFDDLVGYGALGLIDAIEKFDIKREVKFETYAQLRIRGAIIDNLRKNDWVPRTLRKKAKLIQNTINELENQTGSIVSNQDISKKIDISVDEVEKIINEIHLFNITSLDETIYKTGKEPLDMSESPENKIEEKEFLNKLTHSIEKLSKKEKKVITLYYYEELNYKEIGNILNLSESRISQIHSKAIKDLKNKLI; this is translated from the coding sequence ATGATAAGAGATGAAATATGGAAAGTATATAAAGCTAATCAGGATTTAAAGAGTAAAAATGCACTAATTGAAAAATATGCATATATGATAAAAATTGTCGCCAGTAGAATGTATAATTTTTATGGAGGTAATGTTGAGTTTGATGACTTAGTTGGTTATGGAGCTTTAGGGTTAATAGATGCTATAGAAAAGTTTGACATTAAAAGAGAAGTTAAATTTGAAACGTATGCTCAACTAAGAATTAGAGGTGCTATTATTGATAATTTAAGAAAAAATGATTGGGTGCCTAGAACACTTAGAAAAAAAGCTAAGTTGATTCAAAATACTATAAATGAATTAGAAAATCAAACTGGATCAATAGTATCAAATCAAGATATTTCCAAAAAAATAGATATTTCAGTAGATGAAGTAGAAAAAATAATAAATGAAATTCATCTATTTAATATTACATCTCTTGATGAAACTATTTATAAAACTGGTAAAGAGCCCTTGGACATGTCAGAAAGTCCAGAGAATAAAATAGAAGAAAAGGAATTTCTAAATAAATTAACTCATTCAATTGAAAAGCTTTCTAAAAAAGAAAAAAAAGTAATAACACTTTATTATTATGAAGAATTAAATTATAAAGAAATAGGGAATATTTTAAATCTATCTGAATCTAGAATTTCTCAGATTCATAGTAAAGCTATTAAAGATTTAAAAAACAAGCTTATATAA
- a CDS encoding chemotaxis protein CheD codes for MDAIKVGMADLNIVKEGTLVTLGLGSCVGIAIYDKRKKIAGLAHIMLPSSKEIKNNSNKAKFADSGIELLINKMESIGANKINMVAKLAGGAQMFKFNNNNDILKIGERNIIASKSKLKELGIKLISEDTGGNFGRTIEFSSYDGSLKIKTIGFGMKII; via the coding sequence ATGGACGCTATTAAGGTAGGAATGGCTGATTTAAATATAGTTAAAGAAGGTACATTAGTTACATTAGGTTTAGGTTCATGTGTGGGAATTGCAATATATGATAAGAGAAAAAAAATTGCTGGTTTAGCTCATATAATGCTTCCATCAAGTAAAGAAATAAAAAATAATTCTAATAAAGCTAAATTTGCAGATTCAGGGATTGAATTATTAATTAATAAAATGGAGTCTATTGGGGCAAATAAGATTAATATGGTAGCAAAATTAGCTGGTGGAGCTCAAATGTTTAAATTTAATAATAATAATGATATTCTTAAAATTGGAGAACGAAATATTATAGCATCTAAATCAAAGTTAAAAGAACTAGGGATAAAACTTATATCTGAAGATACAGGTGGAAACTTTGGAAGAACTATTGAATTTAGTAGTTATGACGGAAGTTTGAAGATTAAAACAATTGGTTTTGGTATGAAAATTATATAA
- the frr gene encoding ribosome recycling factor, with protein sequence MYLDVHKNVENKMKKTVKTFNEELKTIRAGRANPSLLDKIMVNYYGAATPLNQIANISVPEARQLLISPWDANSLTEIEKAIQKSDLGLNPSSDGKTIRLIIPQLTEETRRDMIKTLGKIAEASKVAIRNERRNANDELKKLNKKSELSDDELVKAEDKVQELTDTYIKEIDRLAKEKESELMEV encoded by the coding sequence ATGTATTTAGATGTTCATAAAAATGTAGAGAATAAAATGAAGAAAACTGTAAAAACTTTTAATGAAGAACTTAAAACAATAAGAGCTGGAAGGGCAAATCCATCATTATTAGATAAGATAATGGTAAATTATTATGGAGCAGCAACACCATTAAATCAAATTGCAAATATTTCAGTTCCGGAAGCAAGACAATTATTGATATCTCCATGGGATGCAAATTCTCTTACAGAAATTGAAAAAGCTATACAAAAAAGTGATTTAGGATTAAATCCTTCAAGTGATGGCAAAACTATTAGACTTATAATTCCACAATTAACTGAAGAAACTAGACGTGATATGATTAAGACATTAGGTAAAATAGCAGAAGCATCCAAGGTAGCTATTAGAAATGAAAGAAGAAATGCAAATGATGAATTGAAAAAATTAAATAAAAAAAGTGAATTATCTGATGATGAATTAGTAAAGGCAGAAGATAAAGTTCAGGAATTAACTGATACTTATATAAAAGAAATAGACAGATTAGCAAAGGAGAAAGAATCTGAATTAATGGAGGTTTAA
- a CDS encoding DUF342 domain-containing protein, with product MEGINLIIDKNNMNASIEFLKVDDEAKFLNYKEILDIVEEKIKFGLDKLKLKDIVKNQIYGKRICIAEGKGPINGEDGYLKYKFNIKNKLKPSMLNNGKVDFRDLGFFDNVKKGQILAEIISPTKGKDGVNILGKKISSSNGKEANIKLGKNAVRFEDKIVSKIDGQVKLNNGKIEVLNTYTINSDINNETGNIEYNGTLKIMGSINPDFKVKTLGDIYIGGVVEDSKVQSEGDIYISKGITGKNKTFLQTEGKLVTKYIENSTVIAKSDILSDDILHSKVHSRGSIIVDGRKGLIVGGECKAQLSIQAKVVGSYMGTYTLLEIGNDPKLKEELELMKDKINSIDDNIEQMLKSINLLKSKYKNNKLSPKKMNLFKKLLNTYPTLKDQKEKLVNEYNFKKDKSNYLSEGTIKILDKVYPRTKIIIGNYEMNIKNIIKSSEFLVKDGEIKVSKL from the coding sequence ATGGAAGGAATTAATTTAATTATTGATAAAAATAATATGAATGCATCTATAGAATTTTTAAAAGTTGATGATGAAGCTAAATTTTTAAATTATAAAGAGATTCTAGATATAGTTGAAGAAAAAATAAAATTCGGACTAGATAAATTAAAATTAAAAGATATAGTTAAAAATCAGATATACGGTAAAAGAATATGTATAGCTGAAGGAAAAGGACCTATAAATGGTGAAGATGGATATTTAAAATATAAATTTAATATAAAAAATAAATTGAAACCTTCTATGTTAAACAATGGTAAAGTGGATTTTAGAGATTTAGGTTTTTTTGATAATGTTAAAAAAGGTCAAATATTAGCTGAAATAATAAGTCCTACAAAAGGAAAAGATGGAGTCAATATTTTAGGAAAAAAAATTTCTTCAAGTAATGGAAAAGAAGCAAATATAAAATTAGGTAAAAATGCTGTAAGATTTGAAGATAAGATAGTTTCAAAAATAGATGGACAAGTAAAACTTAATAATGGAAAAATAGAAGTCCTAAATACGTACACAATTAATAGTGATATAAATAATGAAACAGGCAATATTGAGTATAATGGAACACTAAAAATAATGGGCTCTATAAACCCAGATTTTAAAGTTAAAACTTTAGGGGATATATATATTGGTGGCGTAGTTGAAGATTCAAAGGTTCAAAGTGAAGGAGATATTTATATCTCTAAAGGTATAACTGGAAAAAACAAAACATTCTTACAAACTGAAGGTAAGTTAGTGACTAAATATATAGAAAATTCTACTGTTATAGCTAAAAGTGATATTTTATCAGATGATATTTTACACAGTAAAGTACATTCTCGTGGAAGTATAATTGTTGATGGAAGAAAAGGTTTAATTGTAGGAGGAGAATGTAAGGCACAATTAAGTATTCAAGCAAAAGTTGTAGGCTCTTATATGGGGACTTATACTTTATTAGAAATAGGTAATGATCCGAAGCTAAAAGAAGAATTAGAGTTAATGAAAGATAAAATAAATAGCATAGATGATAATATAGAGCAAATGTTAAAATCAATTAATTTACTTAAAAGTAAGTATAAAAACAACAAATTGTCTCCTAAAAAAATGAATTTATTTAAAAAATTATTAAACACATATCCAACTTTAAAAGATCAAAAAGAAAAATTAGTCAATGAGTATAATTTCAAAAAAGATAAATCAAATTATTTGTCTGAGGGTACTATTAAAATACTTGATAAAGTCTATCCTAGGACTAAGATAATTATTGGGAATTATGAAATGAATATTAAAAATATAATAAAAAGTAGTGAATTTTTAGTAAAAGATGGAGAAATAAAAGTTTCAAAACTTTAA
- a CDS encoding isoprenyl transferase, with the protein MDIFKNNNNIIFKEEIKKKELPNHIAIIMDGNGRWAKKRFLPRTAGHREGVKRVMDTVEECGNLGIKHLTLYAFSTENWSRPKDEIDYLMKLLVEFLRKKLNKIHNNNVRINILGDISILDKNIVEEIEYAIDLTKNNTKLELNIALNYGGRDEILRASKLLYEDIKNNRVSINDINEEEFKKYLYTGNQPDPDILIRTSGEKRLSNFLNYQIAYTEFFFIDENWPEFYPDKLHRVIYDFQNRNRRFGGI; encoded by the coding sequence TTGGATATATTTAAAAATAATAACAATATAATTTTTAAAGAAGAAATCAAAAAAAAAGAATTACCTAATCATATAGCTATAATAATGGATGGTAATGGGAGATGGGCTAAAAAAAGATTTCTTCCTAGAACTGCAGGTCATAGAGAAGGAGTAAAAAGGGTTATGGATACAGTAGAAGAGTGTGGCAATTTGGGTATAAAACATTTAACTCTATATGCTTTTTCAACAGAAAATTGGAGTAGACCAAAAGATGAAATAGATTATTTAATGAAGTTATTAGTTGAATTCTTAAGAAAAAAGTTGAACAAAATTCATAATAACAATGTAAGAATAAATATATTAGGAGATATTTCTATATTGGATAAGAATATTGTAGAAGAAATAGAATATGCTATAGATCTAACCAAAAATAATACTAAATTAGAATTAAATATAGCATTAAATTACGGTGGCAGAGATGAAATATTAAGAGCTAGTAAATTATTATATGAAGACATTAAAAACAATAGAGTATCAATAAATGATATAAATGAAGAAGAATTTAAAAAATATTTATATACTGGAAATCAACCAGATCCAGATATATTAATAAGAACAAGTGGTGAGAAAAGACTAAGTAACTTTTTAAACTATCAAATTGCTTATACTGAATTTTTCTTTATTGATGAGAATTGGCCTGAATTTTATCCTGATAAATTACATAGGGTAATATATGACTTTCAAAATAGAAATAGAAGATTTGGAGGAATTTAA